One Lycium barbarum isolate Lr01 chromosome 5, ASM1917538v2, whole genome shotgun sequence genomic window carries:
- the LOC132639606 gene encoding uncharacterized protein LOC132639606, with product MKKKATLAVTTAKTTAFEHLYEELGFKGGHRKWYRVAKMGERRARDLDQVKCIKNENGKVLVEEAHIRRRWQEYFHKILNEGGDRDIVLGELEQSMMCRDFRYCRFIKVLEVHGVIRKMRKGRATGQDKIPVDFWKTAGEVGMEWLTILFNVIFRTAKILEEGRWSTMVPLYMNKDDIQSCNNYRGIKLLSPTMKVWERVVELRIKKNVSISENQFGFMLGRLTTKAIHLVRRFLEQYRDKKSEVLWRCLALEMYLWPILGLSRTCTMESKPGLGQ from the coding sequence ATGAAAAAGAAAGCGACACTAGCAGTCACGACGGCTAAAACGACTGCTTTTGAACACTTATATGAAGAGCTCGGGTTCAAAGGCGGGCATAGAAAGTGGTATAGGGTTGCCAAGATGGGAGAGAGGAGGGCCCGTGACCTAgaccaagtgaagtgcatcaagaaTGAgaatggcaaagtattggtagaagAGGCAcacattagacggagatggcaagAGTATTTCCATAAGATCTTGAATGAAGGTGGGGATAGGGATATCGTGCTAGGGGAGTTAGAGCAGTCCATGATGTGCAGAGATTTCAGGTACTGTAGGTTTATAAAGGTTTTAGAGGTTCACGGGGTTATTCGTAAGATGAGAAAGGGAAGAGCGACGGGGCAAGACAAGATTCCGGTGGACTTTTGGAAGACTGCAGGAGAGGTAGGTATGGAATGGCTAACTATATTGTTTAATGTCATATTTAGGACGGCTAAAATTCTAGAGGAGGGGAGGTGGAGTACTATGGTGCCGTTGTATATGAACAAGGATGATATTCAGAGTTGCAATAACTATAGGGGTATCAAGCTTTTAAGCCCCACTATGAAAGTTTGGGAGAGGGTGGTTGAATTGCGGATCAAGAAGAATGTGTCTATCTCTGAGAACCAATTTGGATTCATGCTGGGGCGTTTGACTACAaaagccatccatcttgtaaggagatttttggagcaatataGGGACAAGAAGAGCGAAGTTCTGTGGAGATGCTTGGCGTTAGAGATGTACCTATGGCCTATATTAGGGCTATCCAGGACATGTACAATGGAATCGAAACCCGGGTTAGGACAGTAA